The Hydrogenophaga crocea genome contains a region encoding:
- the gspG gene encoding type II secretion system major pseudopilin GspG, whose amino-acid sequence MVVLVIIGVLAALIVPNVLDRTDDARMTAARTDVNNLMQALKLYRLDNQRYPSNEQGLAALVAKPTAAPLPPNWRRYLDKLPNDPWGRPYQYLNPGVHGEVDVLSLGADGQAGGEGANADIGSWQ is encoded by the coding sequence ATGGTGGTGCTGGTCATCATCGGTGTGCTGGCCGCGCTCATCGTGCCCAACGTGCTCGACCGCACCGACGACGCGCGCATGACCGCCGCACGAACCGACGTCAACAACCTCATGCAGGCGCTCAAGCTGTACCGCCTCGACAACCAGCGCTACCCGAGCAACGAGCAGGGCCTGGCCGCGCTGGTGGCCAAGCCCACCGCCGCACCGCTGCCGCCCAACTGGCGCCGCTACCTCGACAAGCTGCCCAACGATCCCTGGGGCCGGCCCTACCAATACCTCAATCCCGGCGTGCACGGCGAGGTCGACGTGCTCTCGCTCGGCGCCGACGGCCAGGCCGGCGGCGAGGGCGCCAATGCCGACATCGGCAGCTGGCAATGA
- a CDS encoding nicotinate-nucleotide--dimethylbenzimidazole phosphoribosyltransferase — protein sequence MPSARDPALTPLNAARPHAPVEGLRVPTIAATADATLDHTLALRMQTPGHDLFALGRVQSLALQLARIQNGSPLPFDLLVFDAPQLVVFAADHGLADEGISDWPQSTSQQHVAQLLSGAAPANVLARQHGFDVTVVDAGLAAPIPPVARTRPAAVLQPRKIGYGTRNCLLGPAMSLVQAVSALHAGMDVVRHLPGTVIALGDIGVGGIASASLLLSRLCGVPVVDAFPREDPGATSLDDTLHWQRVDKLQAASQRHALAMSPIHALAAFGGFEIAMLAGAMLQAASERRIVLVDGFVAGAAALVARGLHPNVGDYLVYAQRSAAAPHRLMLIHLRAHPLLDLELNTNQGTGALLAWPLLLAAQGMLDATA from the coding sequence ATGCCCTCGGCCCGCGACCCCGCGCTGACCCCGCTCAATGCCGCCCGGCCCCACGCCCCGGTGGAGGGGCTGCGCGTGCCCACGATCGCCGCCACGGCGGACGCCACGCTCGACCACACGCTGGCCCTGCGCATGCAGACGCCCGGGCACGACCTGTTCGCCCTGGGGCGCGTGCAGTCGCTCGCGCTGCAGCTGGCGCGCATCCAGAACGGCAGCCCGCTGCCCTTTGACCTGCTGGTCTTCGATGCGCCGCAACTCGTGGTGTTCGCAGCCGACCACGGACTGGCCGACGAGGGCATCAGCGACTGGCCGCAGTCCACCTCGCAACAGCACGTGGCGCAGCTGCTGTCGGGCGCGGCCCCGGCCAACGTGCTGGCGCGCCAGCACGGCTTCGACGTCACGGTGGTCGACGCCGGCCTGGCCGCGCCCATTCCGCCCGTCGCCCGCACCCGGCCCGCGGCGGTGCTGCAACCGCGCAAGATCGGCTACGGCACGCGCAATTGCCTGCTGGGCCCGGCCATGTCGCTGGTGCAGGCGGTCTCGGCCCTGCACGCCGGCATGGACGTGGTGCGCCACCTGCCCGGCACGGTGATCGCGCTCGGCGACATCGGCGTCGGCGGCATCGCCAGCGCGTCGCTGCTGCTGTCGCGCCTGTGCGGTGTGCCGGTGGTCGATGCCTTCCCGCGCGAAGACCCGGGTGCCACCTCGCTCGACGACACCCTGCACTGGCAGCGCGTGGACAAGCTGCAGGCCGCGTCGCAGCGGCACGCGCTCGCCATGTCGCCGATCCACGCGCTCGCGGCCTTCGGCGGCTTCGAGATCGCCATGCTGGCCGGCGCCATGCTGCAGGCCGCGAGCGAGCGCCGCATCGTGCTGGTCGACGGCTTCGTGGCCGGCGCCGCGGCGCTGGTCGCGCGGGGACTGCACCCCAACGTCGGTGATTACCTGGTGTACGCGCAGCGCTCGGCCGCGGCGCCGCACCGGCTGATGCTGATCCACCTGCGGGCGCACCCACTGCTCGACCTCGAACTCAACACCAACCAGGGCACGGGCGCGCTGCTCGCCTGGCCCCTGCTGCTCGCCGCGCAGGGCATGCTCGACGCCACCGCTTGA
- a CDS encoding type II secretion system protein N codes for MATDRSFGHSVFLGESAASGAAPRRWPALAAGLLWLAAGLSLGYWALQVLGRSPLTPVSTTAQLPEAPEPAALARVLGATPQVAAVTAPVAPPPLSSRYQLVGVVADGGDGGAALIAIDGQPPKPYRVGATLEGDVVLRTVQRRSVRLAPPGNAQPFELSLPEAPGGRS; via the coding sequence ATGGCAACAGATCGAAGCTTCGGCCACTCGGTGTTTCTCGGCGAAAGCGCGGCCAGCGGCGCCGCGCCGCGCCGCTGGCCGGCGCTGGCGGCTGGTCTGTTGTGGCTCGCTGCCGGCCTCAGCCTAGGCTATTGGGCGCTGCAGGTGCTGGGTCGCTCGCCGCTCACACCCGTTTCCACCACCGCCCAGCTGCCCGAAGCGCCCGAGCCCGCGGCCCTCGCGCGGGTGCTGGGCGCCACGCCCCAGGTGGCCGCGGTCACCGCACCGGTGGCGCCGCCGCCGCTGTCCTCGCGCTACCAGCTGGTGGGCGTGGTGGCCGACGGCGGCGACGGTGGTGCCGCGCTGATCGCGATCGACGGCCAGCCGCCCAAGCCTTACCGCGTGGGTGCCACGCTCGAAGGCGATGTGGTCTTGCGCACGGTGCAGCGGCGCTCGGTGCGGCTGGCGCCGCCCGGCAATGCCCAACCGTTCGAACTGAGCCTGCCCGAAGCACCGGGCGGCCGCTCCTGA
- a CDS encoding prepilin-type N-terminal cleavage/methylation domain-containing protein, with product MSPHTSRCVSPLPPRRARGFTLVELLVALVILSTIAILSWRAIDGMGRTQAITQSRANELLRLQSALGQWNADLDALIDTREVNPIDFNGQVLRLTRRDPMETGLDSRGIRVVAWALLPGAEGLRWSRWQSGPLRQRDELARAWQRASEWSAGRVNPGASGDTLASPTADSAIGLVRASAWQLYYHRGEAWTNPQSAADTVPASGDGYAPNANLPNGVRLQLTLAPELPLQGTLLRDWVRPTLEAAP from the coding sequence ATGAGCCCCCACACTTCGCGCTGCGTGTCGCCGTTGCCGCCCCGGCGCGCACGCGGCTTCACCCTGGTCGAACTGCTGGTGGCGCTGGTCATCCTGTCGACCATCGCCATCCTGAGCTGGCGCGCCATCGACGGCATGGGGCGCACGCAGGCGATCACGCAGTCGCGCGCCAACGAGTTGCTGCGCCTGCAATCGGCACTCGGCCAGTGGAACGCCGACCTCGACGCGCTGATCGACACGCGCGAGGTCAACCCGATCGACTTCAACGGCCAGGTGCTGCGGCTCACGCGCCGCGACCCGATGGAAACCGGCCTCGACAGCCGCGGCATCCGCGTGGTGGCCTGGGCCCTGCTGCCCGGTGCCGAAGGCCTGCGCTGGTCGCGCTGGCAATCGGGCCCGCTGCGCCAGCGCGACGAGCTCGCGCGCGCCTGGCAGCGCGCGAGCGAGTGGTCGGCCGGGCGGGTCAACCCCGGCGCCAGCGGCGACACCCTGGCCTCGCCCACGGCCGACAGCGCGATCGGCCTGGTGCGCGCCAGCGCCTGGCAGCTCTACTACCACCGCGGCGAGGCCTGGACCAACCCGCAGTCGGCCGCCGACACCGTGCCCGCCAGCGGCGACGGCTACGCGCCCAACGCCAACCTGCCCAACGGCGTGCGGCTGCAGCTCACGCTCGCGCCCGAGCTGCCGCTGCAGGGCACGCTGCTGCGCGATTGGGTGCGGCCCACGCTGGAGGCCGCGCCATGA
- the gspM gene encoding type II secretion system protein GspM, translating to MAASDTPSKTRGLAAVSAWLAGLSARERRLVLIAAAVLGLGLLWWVAIAPAWQTLRQAPARQAAADAQLARMQQFAQQAEALRAQSAAAAPSRDEALRQLEAASATLGGSAQVSVVGDRATVALRQASPVALAQWLQQVRSNARLLPVESQLSRDAASGGWTGTLVLAGPPLATAN from the coding sequence ATGGCCGCCAGCGACACCCCCTCCAAGACCCGCGGCCTGGCCGCCGTTTCGGCCTGGCTGGCCGGCCTGTCGGCGCGCGAGCGCCGGCTGGTGCTGATCGCCGCCGCCGTGCTCGGCCTGGGCCTGCTGTGGTGGGTGGCGATCGCGCCGGCCTGGCAGACCCTGCGCCAGGCGCCCGCGCGCCAGGCCGCCGCCGACGCCCAACTCGCGCGCATGCAGCAGTTTGCGCAACAGGCCGAAGCCTTGCGCGCGCAGTCGGCGGCCGCCGCGCCCAGCCGCGACGAAGCACTGCGCCAGCTCGAAGCCGCCAGCGCCACGCTGGGCGGCAGCGCCCAGGTGAGCGTGGTCGGCGACCGCGCCACCGTTGCGCTGCGCCAGGCCAGCCCCGTGGCGCTCGCGCAGTGGCTGCAGCAGGTGCGCAGCAACGCCCGCCTGCTGCCGGTCGAGTCGCAACTGAGCCGCGACGCCGCCTCGGGTGGCTGGACCGGCACCCTGGTGCTGGCCGGCCCGCCGCTGGCCACGGCCAACTGA
- a CDS encoding prepilin-type N-terminal cleavage/methylation domain-containing protein — translation MRPAHRGFTLLEIMVVVAIVALATASVTLALRDDSGTRLEREAMRLSALVESARAQSRTSGLPVVWRIRPDGFEFIGLPRPQEGVRPAGVTDGPQRWLNEGTAAQVVAPPGATGLVLGPEPLIPAQRVAIVLGERRLVIATDGLGPFAVVNEP, via the coding sequence ATGCGCCCCGCCCACCGAGGCTTCACGCTGCTGGAGATCATGGTGGTGGTGGCCATCGTGGCCCTGGCCACGGCCAGCGTCACGCTCGCGCTGCGCGACGACAGCGGCACCCGCCTCGAACGCGAGGCCATGCGCCTGTCGGCGCTGGTCGAATCGGCGCGCGCGCAGTCGCGCACCAGCGGCCTGCCCGTGGTCTGGCGCATCCGCCCCGACGGCTTCGAGTTCATCGGCCTGCCCCGCCCGCAGGAAGGCGTGCGCCCCGCCGGCGTCACCGACGGCCCGCAACGCTGGCTCAACGAAGGCACGGCCGCGCAGGTGGTGGCACCGCCCGGCGCCACCGGCCTGGTGCTCGGCCCCGAGCCGCTGATTCCCGCGCAGCGCGTGGCCATCGTGCTGGGTGAGCGCCGGCTCGTCATCGCCACCGACGGCCTCGGCCCCTTCGCCGTGGTGAACGAACCATGA
- the gspI gene encoding type II secretion system minor pseudopilin GspI, with the protein MKPCRGFTLIEVLVALGVVALTLTAGLQASGALTRNAERQTEQWLAQLCAENALTALRLQRQLPGTGDSEVVCEQANRTMLVRLSVSPTPNPNFRRVDATVVQGATRLLTLSTVQGRY; encoded by the coding sequence ATGAAGCCCTGCCGCGGCTTCACGCTGATCGAGGTGCTGGTGGCGCTCGGGGTCGTGGCGCTCACCCTCACCGCCGGGCTGCAGGCCAGCGGCGCGCTAACCCGCAACGCCGAACGCCAGACCGAACAGTGGCTGGCCCAGCTCTGCGCCGAGAACGCGCTCACCGCGCTGCGGCTGCAGCGCCAGCTGCCCGGCACGGGCGACAGTGAGGTGGTGTGCGAACAGGCCAACCGCACGATGCTGGTGCGGCTGTCGGTGTCACCCACGCCCAACCCCAACTTCCGCCGGGTCGACGCCACCGTGGTGCAGGGCGCGACGCGCCTGCTCACACTGTCCACGGTGCAGGGCCGGTATTGA
- the gspK gene encoding type II secretion system minor pseudopilin GspK, which yields MSAGARTQRGAALLLAMLTVTLVAALAASAAWQQWRAIEIERAERQRGQAAWILAGALDWARLILREDARGNQTSGNPDHLGEPWALPLEEARLSSFLAADRDNNADSVLQAFLSGEMIDLQSRLNFNNVIRREGSGSALKVELSEPDLQALQRLYEGLGLPLGELQAAANELLASTRLSLTDPQPSRTALLPTKFSQLAWLGISRESLARLEPHLTVLPQRTTLNLNTASAEAIAASSPGLDLARARRLIAVRERTPFRSLAEAARVLGASEVPPLSDQYHGVRSEHFEVRGRLRLDDTIIEERSLVVRRNLDVRIVWRERFTRR from the coding sequence ATGAGCGCCGGTGCGCGGACCCAGCGCGGCGCGGCCCTGCTGCTCGCCATGCTCACCGTCACCCTGGTGGCGGCGCTGGCGGCCAGCGCCGCCTGGCAGCAGTGGCGCGCGATCGAGATCGAACGCGCCGAGCGCCAGCGCGGCCAGGCGGCCTGGATCCTCGCGGGCGCGCTCGACTGGGCCCGCCTGATCCTGCGCGAGGACGCGCGCGGCAACCAGACCAGCGGCAACCCCGACCACCTGGGCGAACCCTGGGCGCTGCCGCTCGAAGAAGCCCGCCTCTCCAGCTTCCTCGCGGCCGACCGCGACAACAACGCCGACAGCGTGCTGCAGGCCTTCCTGTCGGGCGAGATGATCGACCTGCAGTCGCGCCTGAACTTCAACAACGTGATCCGGCGCGAGGGCAGCGGCAGCGCGCTCAAGGTGGAGCTGTCCGAGCCCGACCTGCAGGCCCTGCAACGGCTCTACGAGGGCCTGGGCCTGCCCCTGGGCGAACTGCAGGCGGCGGCCAACGAACTGCTCGCGAGCACGCGGCTGTCGCTCACCGACCCCCAGCCTTCGCGCACCGCGCTGCTGCCCACCAAGTTCTCGCAACTCGCGTGGCTGGGCATTTCACGCGAGAGCCTGGCGCGGCTCGAACCCCACCTCACCGTGCTGCCGCAGCGCACCACGCTCAACCTCAACACCGCGAGCGCCGAGGCCATCGCCGCTTCGTCGCCCGGGCTCGACCTGGCGCGCGCGCGCCGGCTCATCGCCGTGCGCGAGCGCACCCCCTTCCGCAGCCTGGCCGAGGCCGCGCGCGTGCTCGGGGCGAGCGAGGTGCCGCCGCTGTCCGACCAGTACCACGGCGTGCGCAGCGAGCATTTCGAGGTGCGCGGCCGGCTGCGGCTGGACGACACCATCATCGAAGAGCGCTCGCTCGTGGTGCGGCGCAACCTCGACGTGCGCATCGTCTGGCGCGAGCGCTTCACACGCCGTTGA
- the gspL gene encoding type II secretion system protein GspL: protein MLIVTPVDPLASPGAASTLLQWVRSADGQQPDEHGECAIDLLPRDDELVLALPPRTLTWNRINLPRVSGPRLRAALDGLLEDRVLCDVGELHHALEPDGRPGQPVWVASTHRDRLRAWVRALESSGRPVARIAPLMWPMVAAAAPSAPGSTRSFAMDAPSLVHWAHIDGQQAWLASASPLGVSSVPLLEGAGVPPLSALIPGADEGQDDARSLDVWLADPLVVELATRVLQRHVDPVPPDQWLLRAGQTDWNLAQFDLSLSSNARRSQRLRRAWREFRASPAWRPARWGLAALLLAQLVGLNLVAWQEGRSLQAKQAAARDTLTRTFPNVGLVIDPPVQMQREVARLQQASGHLAAGDLETLLGAIDRAAGPEAVTPTRLSYDANGLRLSGWRAGDDQVRALQQALQTAGWRARYDGGELSLQTPQP from the coding sequence GTGCTGATCGTCACGCCCGTCGACCCCCTCGCCAGTCCCGGCGCGGCCTCCACGCTGCTGCAGTGGGTGCGCAGCGCCGACGGCCAGCAGCCCGATGAACACGGCGAGTGCGCGATCGACCTGCTGCCGCGCGACGACGAGCTAGTGCTCGCGCTGCCGCCGCGCACGCTCACCTGGAACCGCATCAACCTGCCGCGCGTGAGCGGCCCGCGCCTGCGTGCCGCGCTCGACGGCCTGCTCGAAGACCGCGTGTTGTGCGACGTGGGCGAACTGCACCACGCCCTCGAGCCCGACGGCCGGCCGGGCCAGCCGGTCTGGGTCGCGAGCACCCACCGCGACCGCCTGCGCGCCTGGGTGCGCGCCCTCGAAAGCTCGGGCCGGCCGGTGGCGCGCATCGCGCCGCTCATGTGGCCCATGGTCGCGGCCGCCGCACCCTCGGCGCCCGGCAGCACGCGCAGCTTCGCCATGGACGCCCCCAGCCTCGTGCACTGGGCCCACATCGACGGCCAGCAGGCCTGGCTCGCGAGCGCCAGCCCGCTGGGCGTGAGCAGCGTGCCGCTGCTCGAAGGCGCGGGCGTGCCGCCGCTGTCGGCGCTCATTCCCGGCGCCGACGAAGGCCAGGACGACGCGCGCAGCCTCGATGTCTGGCTCGCCGACCCGCTGGTGGTCGAGCTCGCCACGCGCGTGCTGCAGCGCCATGTCGACCCGGTGCCGCCCGACCAATGGCTGCTGCGCGCGGGCCAGACCGACTGGAACCTCGCGCAGTTCGACCTCAGCCTGTCCTCCAACGCCCGCCGCAGCCAGCGCCTGCGCCGCGCCTGGCGCGAGTTCCGCGCCTCACCCGCCTGGCGCCCGGCGCGCTGGGGCCTGGCGGCGCTGCTGCTGGCGCAGCTCGTGGGCCTGAACCTCGTGGCCTGGCAGGAAGGCCGCAGCCTGCAGGCCAAGCAGGCCGCCGCGCGCGACACGCTCACGCGCACCTTCCCCAACGTCGGCCTGGTGATCGACCCGCCGGTGCAGATGCAGCGCGAGGTCGCGCGGCTGCAGCAGGCCAGCGGCCACCTGGCCGCGGGCGACCTCGAAACCCTGCTCGGCGCGATCGACCGCGCGGCCGGCCCCGAGGCCGTCACGCCCACGCGGCTGTCCTACGACGCCAACGGCCTGCGCCTGTCGGGCTGGCGCGCCGGCGACGACCAGGTGCGCGCGCTGCAGCAGGCGCTGCAGACCGCCGGCTGGCGCGCGCGCTACGACGGCGGCGAACTGTCGCTGCAAACGCCCCAACCCTGA